Proteins encoded by one window of Ramlibacter tataouinensis:
- a CDS encoding TolC family protein, whose product MAAAFLAGCAVTPEPLTAQEQSTQAQADLAAVIGATEPVTAPLTLAEAMARAIRHNLEFKVRQMEAALQARQLDLSRYDMLPRLALSAGYTARDNDAFGLGYQPNGTISTVPSAAVEKSRGTANAALTWNILDFGVSYYRARQGADQVLVMEERRRRALQNLMLDVRLAWWRAEAAQRLLPQIDAMLADIERGADRSRMIEVRRLLPPLQIIAYRRSLLDLQQQLSARRQELAQWRAEFADLVGLRPGENFRVATPEPASSRLPDLITRADDLEAMALERRPELGEERYRERISAVEGRKQRLSVLPSLNLSVGSNYDSNRFLVNNQWNEAGTLLSFNLLKLLSLPAMQRSQEAVEQLDKARRMAVAMAVMTQTRIAVNRYQLLKHELGIWNEALGDDRALVRAMRATQESGLETELELIRAAARLAITQINRDVVHANLEHAMGRVMNSVGYDVVTPDTPVDEAPTLARQLAESLEQFLGRNFSVQALAPMEQVTIGRVAGLPDAAQRDFTEAMRTVLRVIRIPVAEQGGAVRADVAVSLAPPQSSGRPVTLKVTLLGGGGQRVLHTAEMKSMLVEPVTADQWQVLGEAAVFRVADNLRQLLGGGLQAAAAADTLALTEGNTLKLDRRWTGPAPTPATP is encoded by the coding sequence GTGGCGGCCGCCTTCCTGGCCGGCTGCGCCGTCACGCCCGAGCCGTTGACGGCCCAGGAGCAATCGACCCAGGCCCAGGCCGACCTGGCAGCGGTGATCGGCGCCACCGAGCCGGTGACGGCGCCGCTCACCCTGGCCGAGGCGATGGCGCGCGCCATCCGCCACAACCTGGAGTTCAAGGTCCGCCAGATGGAGGCCGCCCTGCAGGCGCGGCAGCTCGATCTGTCGCGCTATGACATGCTGCCGCGGCTGGCCCTGTCGGCCGGCTACACGGCGCGTGACAACGACGCCTTCGGCCTGGGCTACCAGCCCAACGGCACCATCAGCACGGTGCCGAGCGCGGCGGTCGAGAAGTCGCGCGGCACGGCCAACGCCGCCCTGACCTGGAACATCCTGGACTTCGGCGTCAGCTACTACCGCGCCCGCCAGGGCGCCGACCAGGTGCTGGTGATGGAGGAGCGCCGCCGCCGCGCGCTGCAGAACCTGATGCTGGACGTGCGCCTGGCCTGGTGGCGCGCCGAGGCGGCCCAGCGCCTGCTGCCGCAGATCGACGCCATGCTGGCCGACATCGAGCGCGGCGCCGACCGCTCGCGGATGATCGAGGTGCGGCGGCTGCTGCCGCCGCTGCAGATCATTGCCTACCGCCGCTCGCTGCTGGACCTGCAGCAGCAGCTCAGCGCGCGCCGGCAGGAGCTGGCCCAGTGGCGCGCCGAGTTCGCCGACCTGGTCGGCCTGCGTCCCGGCGAGAACTTCCGCGTGGCCACGCCCGAGCCCGCCAGCTCGCGCCTGCCCGACCTGATCACCCGCGCCGACGACCTGGAGGCGATGGCGCTGGAGCGCCGGCCCGAGCTCGGCGAGGAGCGTTACCGCGAGCGCATCAGCGCCGTCGAAGGCCGCAAGCAGCGGCTGTCGGTGCTGCCCAGCCTGAACCTGAGCGTCGGCTCCAACTACGACAGCAACCGATTCCTGGTCAACAACCAGTGGAACGAGGCCGGCACGCTGCTGTCGTTCAACCTGCTCAAGCTGCTGTCGCTGCCGGCCATGCAGCGCTCGCAGGAAGCGGTCGAGCAGCTGGACAAGGCGCGCCGGATGGCGGTGGCGATGGCGGTGATGACGCAGACGCGCATCGCCGTCAACCGCTACCAGCTTCTCAAGCACGAGCTGGGCATCTGGAACGAGGCGCTGGGCGACGACCGGGCGCTGGTGCGGGCCATGCGCGCGACCCAGGAGTCGGGGCTGGAGACCGAGCTGGAGCTGATCCGCGCCGCCGCCCGCCTGGCCATCACCCAGATCAACCGCGACGTGGTGCACGCCAACCTCGAGCACGCGATGGGTCGGGTGATGAACTCGGTCGGCTACGACGTGGTCACTCCGGACACGCCGGTCGACGAGGCCCCCACGCTGGCGCGCCAGCTCGCCGAATCGCTGGAGCAGTTCCTCGGCCGGAACTTCAGCGTGCAGGCGCTGGCGCCGATGGAGCAGGTCACGATCGGCCGGGTGGCCGGCCTGCCCGATGCCGCCCAGCGCGATTTCACCGAGGCCATGCGCACCGTGCTGCGCGTGATCCGCATCCCGGTGGCGGAGCAGGGCGGCGCGGTGCGCGCCGACGTGGCCGTCAGCCTGGCGCCCCCGCAGTCCTCCGGCCGGCCGGTCACCCTGAAGGTGACCCTGCTCGGCGGCGGCGGCCAGCGGGTGCTGCACACCGCCGAGATGAAGTCGATGCTGGTCGAGCCGGTCACCGCCGACCAGTGGCAGGTGCTGGGCGAGGCCGCCGTGTTCCGGGTGGCCGACAACCTGCGCCAGTTGCTCGGCGGCGGGCTGCAGGCTGCCGCCGCGGCCGACACCCTGGCCCTGACCGAGGGCAACACGCTCAAGCTGGACCGGCGCTGGACCGGGCCGGCCCCGACGCCCGCCACACCGTGA